A window from Micromonospora profundi encodes these proteins:
- a CDS encoding ATP-binding protein gives MSRSSTPGSPAGRPAVPAGHRTQSLDYTDAEDEVALDPALVTSPGHGAVGVFQAPRPVTRRTPPAEPAEVSAGENADIDSPFLDLFGAARPGAARAVTAGPAVREQPPVPQQPALGPAPTRPAQRVPDLEAPWTPEDEPNGRPIEPRRRDAVEARHGNVVEARRGDAVPAVESRVPHQAGDRLPMLRPPNEPAPAPGHAPASTSATGAAIATNGSTAPSDRPAALAPSKRAATGPAGAADRPALERSRRRTPEPDAERPGSVSTEPAGREVAKPRRRAASRTDQPIRPTRVRAPKIKFGDRDPSVELAITEIAGHLTFTPNTVTAWYWLPEVRWAFRPDAEREALLSAISEQYAGLAGFRLHLRRTTRPFPADEWARTIDAHTPAPLGDVPGTTGWADHLVAAQRHLMSVNHAEGQTYLGVTFARRSLGDSLTERLLRTFGRGTADGERRKLGRTVEQFDEVLGAFGMRGRRVTAQELEWLLYRSVALCMSPPGRLSPVTDGQWERGDLLALTEQVERYRTPYGSTVKLVNRMTGEERHVAVLAVGRMEPLEIPERHEPWLHFHERLPWPMEISTRVDILGSGDSFRNLEHRLRMIRSQQLDYAEHGIDAPPELERLAKRALVIGDEMTTGLPVDSARAHGWHRIAVGGRTREECLERARRLIQLYSRELRISLQHPKNQDWLAREFIPGEPIANTGYVRRMPVPLLAAALPQAASNVGDRRGDLIGRTAGTCRRPVFLDLHFPMEVRERSGLAVFVAEPGGGKSTLLGALGYLAARRGVQVTLLDPSGPLARLCAMPELRPYSRVLNLTGSEHGTLAPYSLIPTPLRSEFAAGAAGDREFEIAVSNARAERRMLVQDICMMLVPPQVAREASTATLFRHAVRQVPAEETSTLDDVVSCLGRLDDDAGKELANLLLDTAEMPLAMLFFGRPPEGLLGADAALTVITMAGLRLPDLKIEREYWSAEEALALPMLHTAHRLAVRRCYGGSMSSRKLVGLDEAHFMEGWRSGRSFLVRLARDSRKWNLAALVASQNPRDILGLDVQNLVSTVFVGRIAEDAEIASEALRLLRVPVNDGYEATLASLSAADTNSASRLGFREFVMRDVDGRVQKVRVDVSYVDGLLEHLDTTPAAIAAAAGVLPSIPLPDLEA, from the coding sequence ATGAGTCGCTCTTCCACGCCGGGTTCCCCGGCCGGCCGCCCGGCCGTGCCGGCTGGTCACCGTACGCAGTCACTCGACTACACCGACGCCGAGGATGAGGTGGCGCTCGATCCCGCGCTGGTGACCTCGCCCGGCCACGGGGCGGTCGGCGTCTTCCAGGCTCCCCGGCCGGTCACCCGCCGTACGCCACCCGCCGAGCCCGCCGAGGTGTCGGCCGGCGAGAACGCCGACATCGACTCACCGTTCCTGGACCTGTTCGGCGCGGCCCGGCCCGGCGCGGCGCGGGCCGTCACGGCCGGCCCCGCCGTTCGGGAGCAGCCGCCAGTTCCGCAGCAGCCCGCCCTGGGGCCGGCGCCCACCCGACCGGCTCAGAGGGTGCCCGATCTGGAAGCGCCGTGGACCCCTGAGGACGAGCCCAACGGCCGCCCGATCGAGCCACGGCGCCGTGATGCCGTTGAGGCGCGACACGGGAATGTCGTTGAGGCGCGGCGCGGAGATGCCGTCCCGGCCGTCGAGTCCCGGGTGCCGCACCAGGCCGGCGACCGACTGCCAATGCTTCGCCCACCGAACGAACCTGCGCCCGCCCCGGGACACGCGCCGGCCTCGACCAGCGCGACAGGTGCCGCCATTGCGACCAACGGATCGACGGCACCGTCCGACAGACCAGCAGCCCTGGCGCCATCGAAGCGGGCGGCGACAGGCCCCGCCGGCGCTGCCGATCGTCCGGCTCTGGAGCGATCCCGGCGGCGCACCCCCGAACCCGACGCGGAGCGACCCGGGTCCGTCAGCACCGAACCGGCAGGGCGGGAGGTCGCGAAGCCCCGACGCCGTGCCGCGAGCCGTACGGACCAGCCGATCCGACCGACACGCGTCCGTGCTCCGAAGATCAAGTTCGGCGATCGGGATCCGTCGGTCGAGCTGGCCATCACCGAGATCGCCGGCCATCTGACCTTCACCCCCAACACGGTCACCGCCTGGTATTGGCTGCCCGAGGTCCGCTGGGCGTTTCGGCCGGACGCGGAGCGCGAGGCGTTGCTGTCGGCGATCTCCGAGCAGTACGCCGGCCTGGCCGGCTTCCGGCTGCACCTACGCCGCACCACGCGTCCCTTCCCCGCCGACGAGTGGGCGCGCACCATCGACGCGCACACCCCGGCACCGCTCGGCGACGTGCCCGGCACCACCGGCTGGGCCGATCACCTGGTCGCCGCCCAACGGCACCTGATGTCGGTCAACCACGCCGAGGGCCAGACCTACCTGGGCGTCACCTTCGCCCGGCGCTCCCTCGGCGACTCGCTCACCGAGCGGCTGCTGCGCACGTTCGGCCGGGGCACCGCCGACGGCGAACGCCGCAAGCTGGGCCGCACCGTCGAACAGTTCGACGAGGTGCTCGGCGCGTTCGGCATGCGCGGCCGGCGGGTCACCGCCCAGGAGCTGGAATGGCTGCTCTACCGCTCGGTCGCGCTGTGCATGTCGCCCCCCGGCCGGCTCTCCCCGGTGACCGACGGGCAATGGGAACGCGGCGACCTGCTAGCCCTCACCGAGCAGGTCGAGCGCTACCGCACCCCGTACGGCTCGACGGTGAAACTGGTCAACCGGATGACCGGCGAGGAACGACACGTCGCGGTGCTCGCCGTCGGCCGGATGGAACCGCTGGAGATCCCCGAGCGGCACGAGCCCTGGCTGCACTTCCACGAGCGGCTGCCCTGGCCCATGGAGATCTCCACGCGGGTCGACATCCTCGGCTCCGGCGACTCGTTCCGTAACCTCGAACACCGGCTGCGAATGATCCGCTCCCAGCAGCTCGACTACGCCGAGCACGGCATCGACGCGCCCCCCGAGCTGGAACGGCTCGCCAAGCGCGCGCTGGTGATCGGCGACGAGATGACCACCGGGCTGCCCGTCGACTCGGCACGCGCCCACGGCTGGCACCGGATCGCCGTCGGCGGCCGGACCAGGGAGGAATGCCTGGAGCGGGCCCGCCGGCTCATCCAGCTCTACTCCCGCGAGCTGCGCATCTCGCTCCAGCACCCGAAGAACCAGGACTGGCTGGCCCGCGAGTTCATCCCCGGCGAGCCGATCGCCAACACCGGCTACGTCCGCCGGATGCCGGTCCCGCTGCTCGCCGCCGCACTCCCGCAGGCCGCGTCCAACGTGGGTGACAGGCGCGGCGACCTGATCGGCCGGACCGCCGGCACCTGCCGCCGCCCGGTCTTCCTCGACCTGCACTTCCCCATGGAGGTCCGCGAACGCTCCGGGCTCGCGGTCTTCGTGGCCGAACCGGGTGGTGGCAAGTCAACACTGCTCGGCGCCCTGGGTTACCTGGCCGCCCGCCGGGGCGTTCAGGTAACCCTGCTCGACCCGTCCGGGCCGCTGGCTCGGCTCTGCGCCATGCCCGAACTGCGGCCGTACTCCCGGGTGTTGAACCTGACCGGCTCGGAGCACGGCACCCTGGCCCCCTACTCGCTCATTCCCACGCCCCTGCGCAGCGAATTCGCAGCTGGGGCGGCCGGTGACCGGGAGTTCGAGATCGCGGTCTCCAACGCCCGCGCCGAGCGGCGGATGCTCGTCCAGGACATCTGCATGATGTTGGTGCCGCCGCAGGTGGCCCGGGAGGCGTCGACCGCCACCCTGTTCCGGCACGCGGTCCGACAGGTCCCCGCCGAGGAGACGTCCACCCTGGACGACGTGGTGAGCTGCCTCGGCCGGCTCGACGACGACGCCGGCAAGGAGCTGGCCAACCTCCTGCTGGACACCGCCGAGATGCCGCTGGCCATGCTCTTCTTCGGCAGGCCGCCGGAGGGCCTGCTCGGTGCCGACGCGGCGCTCACTGTCATCACCATGGCCGGGCTGCGGCTGCCCGACCTCAAGATCGAACGCGAGTACTGGTCGGCGGAGGAGGCACTCGCCCTGCCGATGCTGCACACCGCGCACCGGCTCGCCGTCCGCCGCTGCTACGGCGGGTCGATGTCGTCGCGCAAACTCGTCGGTCTCGACGAGGCGCACTTCATGGAGGGCTGGCGCTCCGGCCGGTCATTCCTCGTCCGGCTCGCCCGCGACTCCCGCAAGTGGAACCTCGCGGCGCTCGTGGCCTCGCAGAACCCCCGCGACATCCTCGGTCTCGACGTGCAGAACCTCGTCTCCACCGTCTTCGTCGGCCGGATCGCCGAGGACGCCGAGATCGCCTCCGAGGCGCTGAGGCTGCTGCGGGTGCCGGTCAACGACGGGTACGAAGCCACACTCGCCTCGCTCTCCGCCGCCGACACGAACTCGGCCAGCCGGCTCGGCTTCCGTGAGTTCGTGATGCGCGACGTCGACGGACGCGTGCAGAAGGTCCGGGTCGACGTCTCGTACGTCGACGGCCTGCTGGAACACCTCGACACGACGCCCGCCGCGATCGCCGCGGCGGCCGGAGTGCTCCCGAGCATCCCCCTGCCGGATCTGGAGGCGTGA
- a CDS encoding FtsK/SpoIIIE domain-containing protein gives MDAVAGPKARTNRAAALHRRAAAVVTAAAGILDETRPAPADQRRQYELADRLRVVAERLAPGWSGAALDSLTADSPAGDGPPPFVRVGTAAPLDDARFPALVPLVGAGHLSVDADAREPRVAGLLRAVLLRLLGAAPAGSLLVRAVDATGDVLSPFGALGDAGLLPPPAVDVAGVRAVLTEAEQWVAPGASGRRRHDRTLLLVVAVLPELTGPTDLARIEALAEQGPAAGLHLVVTGWPPAGPYAARAPLPRATPLVLRNAYALLGDPPGTSFASPGAEPPGGLNSPVFVEADPPADLVDAVCRRLAEQVEAGSRLALADLLPATGERLWESDSADGLTTMVGDAGGRPVPLGFTELTPHWLVSGRSEAGRAAFLTTALLGLVARYGPDDLALYLADLGDGESFVEFLQTERDRSWIPQVRAAAMAADREYVRDLLEQLTAEVRRRTEAAERAGGQRFAELRQHQPLPRIVCVVDNLPSVFAERDRLAAEVAALLDGLARSGRAYGVHLILAGAGELGLSARSDGGHRDSVLGQFPVRVALPGGSPVLEPTNDSAAGLPVGSAVVNTAGGLGGPRGAIRGHERLIRHPDPQDHPEVVERLRHELFAARPAGSAPPVVFAGYARPLLGNDPRHRAALAGQAHGPAALLGRAVDVARTTVAVPLGPAAGRNLAVLGSGPAAGGLLATAARSTAAHHPPGTARFLLAAPDPGARPLVEALTAELADRHPASIVDLPTLLADPDDELPTYLVVFGLDRPGPRELPADRLRALLRDGPPAGRHLLGWWRAVPPFAALLEPDGEVDKLAAVAVLDVPAAQLAAVFGRPVEWRTRPDRVTLWDGPGDRGTVLVPFADEAW, from the coding sequence GTGGACGCGGTGGCCGGTCCGAAGGCACGCACGAACCGCGCCGCAGCGCTGCACCGCCGGGCCGCAGCTGTCGTGACCGCCGCTGCAGGCATCCTCGACGAGACCCGCCCGGCCCCCGCTGACCAGCGTCGCCAGTACGAGTTGGCCGACCGTCTGCGGGTTGTTGCCGAGCGGCTGGCTCCGGGTTGGTCGGGCGCCGCCCTGGATTCGCTGACCGCAGATTCTCCGGCTGGTGACGGCCCGCCTCCGTTCGTGAGGGTGGGTACGGCGGCGCCGTTGGACGACGCCCGTTTCCCCGCGCTGGTGCCGCTGGTCGGAGCCGGACATCTGAGTGTGGACGCCGACGCCCGGGAGCCTCGGGTGGCGGGGCTCCTGCGGGCTGTGCTGTTGCGGCTGCTGGGTGCGGCGCCTGCGGGTTCGCTGCTGGTGCGTGCGGTGGACGCCACGGGTGATGTGCTCAGCCCGTTCGGCGCGCTGGGCGACGCGGGTCTGTTGCCACCGCCGGCCGTGGACGTGGCGGGTGTGCGCGCGGTGCTGACCGAGGCGGAGCAGTGGGTGGCCCCGGGGGCGAGCGGGCGGCGCCGCCACGACCGGACGCTGCTGCTGGTGGTCGCGGTGCTGCCGGAGCTGACCGGCCCGACGGATCTGGCGCGGATCGAGGCGTTGGCGGAGCAGGGTCCGGCCGCTGGATTGCACCTGGTGGTGACGGGTTGGCCTCCGGCCGGCCCGTATGCGGCTCGGGCGCCACTGCCGCGGGCCACTCCGTTGGTGTTGCGCAACGCGTACGCGCTGCTTGGTGATCCGCCGGGGACGTCGTTCGCGAGCCCCGGTGCCGAACCGCCGGGTGGGTTGAACTCGCCTGTCTTCGTCGAGGCGGACCCGCCGGCCGACCTGGTTGACGCGGTGTGCAGGCGGCTGGCCGAGCAGGTGGAGGCGGGTTCCCGGTTGGCGTTGGCGGATCTGCTGCCGGCGACGGGTGAGCGGCTCTGGGAGTCCGACTCGGCCGACGGGTTGACCACGATGGTCGGTGATGCCGGGGGTCGGCCGGTGCCGCTGGGGTTCACGGAGCTGACCCCCCACTGGCTGGTGAGTGGCCGGTCCGAGGCGGGGCGTGCGGCGTTCCTGACCACGGCGTTGCTCGGGCTTGTCGCCCGGTACGGTCCGGACGACCTCGCCCTCTACCTGGCCGATCTCGGGGACGGCGAGTCCTTCGTGGAGTTCCTCCAGACCGAGCGGGACCGGTCCTGGATACCACAGGTGCGGGCGGCGGCGATGGCTGCCGACCGGGAGTACGTGCGGGATCTGCTCGAACAGTTGACGGCCGAGGTGCGGCGCCGGACGGAGGCGGCCGAGCGGGCGGGTGGCCAGCGCTTCGCCGAGTTGCGCCAGCACCAGCCGCTGCCACGGATCGTGTGTGTGGTGGACAATCTGCCGTCGGTCTTCGCCGAGCGTGACCGGCTGGCTGCCGAGGTGGCCGCCCTGTTGGACGGGCTGGCCCGATCCGGTCGGGCGTACGGCGTACACCTGATTCTGGCCGGGGCGGGTGAGCTGGGGTTGAGCGCCCGCTCGGACGGCGGGCACCGGGATTCGGTGCTCGGGCAGTTTCCGGTACGGGTGGCGCTGCCGGGCGGCAGCCCGGTGCTGGAGCCGACGAACGACTCGGCGGCGGGGCTGCCGGTCGGCAGTGCGGTGGTGAACACCGCCGGTGGGCTGGGCGGCCCTCGGGGCGCGATCCGTGGCCACGAGCGGCTGATCCGGCACCCCGATCCGCAGGACCACCCGGAGGTGGTGGAGCGGCTGCGGCACGAACTCTTCGCCGCCCGGCCGGCGGGGTCGGCCCCGCCTGTGGTGTTCGCCGGCTACGCGAGGCCACTGCTGGGCAACGATCCCCGGCACCGGGCCGCACTGGCGGGGCAGGCGCACGGGCCGGCTGCCCTGCTCGGCCGGGCTGTGGACGTGGCCCGCACGACTGTTGCCGTACCGCTGGGGCCCGCGGCCGGCCGTAACCTCGCGGTGCTGGGGTCGGGTCCGGCGGCGGGTGGGCTGCTGGCGACGGCGGCCCGGAGCACCGCGGCCCATCACCCGCCGGGCACGGCGCGGTTCCTGCTGGCGGCACCCGACCCGGGTGCCCGGCCGCTGGTGGAGGCGCTGACGGCCGAGCTTGCCGATCGCCATCCGGCCAGCATTGTCGACCTGCCGACGCTGCTCGCGGATCCGGACGACGAGCTGCCGACGTACCTCGTGGTCTTCGGGTTGGACCGCCCTGGTCCCCGGGAGCTGCCGGCGGACCGGCTGCGCGCCCTGCTGCGGGACGGCCCGCCTGCGGGACGGCACCTGTTGGGCTGGTGGCGGGCGGTGCCGCCGTTCGCCGCGCTGCTGGAGCCGGACGGCGAGGTGGACAAGCTCGCCGCCGTAGCGGTGCTGGATGTGCCGGCCGCGCAGCTCGCGGCTGTCTTCGGCCGGCCGGTGGAGTGGCGGACGCGCCCCGACCGGGTGACGCTCTGGGATGGTCCGGGCGATCGGGGCACGGTACTGGTGCCGTTCGCCGACGAGGCGTGGTGA
- the folK gene encoding 2-amino-4-hydroxy-6-hydroxymethyldihydropteridine diphosphokinase codes for MTRAVLSLGSNLGDRLDHLRTALATLGDAVLVVSGVYETPPWGDADQPAYLNAVLLAEDDAATARDWLERARAAEHAAGRVRDPQRRFGPRTLDVDVIAVWDDDGEPVLSDEEELTLPHPRAHLRAFVLRPWIDIQPYGRLPGHGWLTDLLTAGPVADDALELRPRPELAIESTA; via the coding sequence GTGACCCGGGCGGTGCTCTCCCTCGGCAGCAACCTTGGTGACCGGCTCGACCACCTGCGCACGGCCCTCGCGACGCTCGGCGACGCCGTGCTGGTGGTCTCCGGCGTGTACGAGACTCCCCCGTGGGGAGACGCCGACCAGCCCGCGTACCTCAACGCGGTGCTGCTTGCCGAGGACGACGCCGCCACCGCCCGCGACTGGCTGGAGCGGGCGCGGGCCGCGGAGCACGCGGCAGGTCGGGTCCGTGACCCGCAGCGGCGGTTCGGACCGCGCACCCTCGACGTGGACGTGATCGCGGTCTGGGACGACGACGGGGAACCGGTGCTCAGCGACGAGGAGGAACTGACCCTGCCGCACCCCCGGGCGCACCTGCGCGCGTTCGTGCTGCGGCCGTGGATCGACATCCAGCCGTACGGGCGGCTGCCCGGTCACGGCTGGCTGACCGACCTGCTCACCGCCGGTCCCGTCGCCGACGACGCGCTGGAACTGCGTCCCCGGCCGGAACTGGCGATAGAGTCGACGGCATGA
- a CDS encoding MFS transporter yields the protein MARAWARIASFLLALGVLAGASLSWPLIGAEAAAAAPPAATQPVAQARADLCTTPEWQADFRACVAKLQAVADAEIACRKPPVPSAPDSGLAGWFASRPESSKLPGPNGIYSEYGFGGYSFNTYDVEGGCASTVLHPDYKFTTTVANGELMMATAIVGASNALRERAWDPGSMWNWADPLVEKATKAVYQKVFSVFGIITLCVVGLYLLWRSRQSDMSNAMTTAGWALLVMVAVTALAAWPVKSANIADSTLITSLGVVHDAVGPASRDIPADWCVLPNPDACVDKRPPAVRASDTATESMLYRNWLRGLLGSADSETAKKYGRALYDAKSLSWGEAESIRSNPATRDVVIKSKQKQWMTVAEQIKTEDPEAYEFLVGTRDMDRIGAGFIAVLAALLFAMFDLTASVLVLLGFLIFRWAVIAAPILGTVGLLRPASAGLRRLANAVVAAVFNIAIFGTGAAIYLFAVDLIMSTPTLPGWLQVVLVWLCGVVGWLLLRPYRRITQLGGKDSSEAVSSAGSWHRRFFRDMRVAARLDIAEPGGTSEPVGGRRSPVAEQTRLRPEARREDPVPTSAAPLEGQRAGGARPDGQERTDETPTTGTGGKRRPVPPQPRRRQPATWTEPDVPAENPSFVVYRPGSTERAPDRTGPRVRSEAR from the coding sequence ATGGCGAGGGCCTGGGCACGGATCGCGTCGTTCCTGCTCGCCCTCGGCGTACTGGCCGGGGCCAGCCTCTCCTGGCCGCTGATCGGCGCGGAGGCTGCCGCCGCCGCACCGCCCGCTGCCACCCAGCCCGTCGCCCAGGCTCGCGCCGACCTGTGTACGACCCCGGAGTGGCAGGCCGACTTCCGGGCCTGTGTCGCAAAGCTCCAGGCGGTCGCGGATGCCGAGATTGCCTGCCGGAAGCCACCCGTGCCGTCCGCCCCGGATTCGGGCCTAGCAGGCTGGTTCGCCTCTCGTCCGGAGTCCTCCAAATTGCCTGGGCCGAATGGCATCTATAGCGAATACGGCTTCGGCGGATACAGCTTCAACACATATGACGTGGAGGGCGGTTGCGCCTCCACCGTTCTCCACCCGGACTACAAGTTCACAACCACAGTCGCAAACGGCGAACTCATGATGGCCACGGCGATCGTGGGCGCCTCGAATGCGTTGCGGGAGCGGGCCTGGGATCCAGGCTCGATGTGGAACTGGGCCGACCCATTGGTCGAGAAGGCCACCAAGGCTGTCTACCAGAAGGTGTTCAGCGTTTTCGGGATCATTACGCTCTGCGTCGTCGGCCTCTACCTGCTCTGGCGCTCCCGCCAGTCGGACATGAGCAATGCGATGACGACGGCCGGCTGGGCGTTACTGGTGATGGTGGCTGTCACCGCGCTCGCCGCTTGGCCTGTCAAGTCGGCGAACATCGCGGACAGTACCTTGATCACCTCACTCGGCGTCGTGCACGACGCCGTAGGACCGGCATCTAGGGACATCCCGGCAGATTGGTGCGTGCTGCCCAACCCGGATGCGTGTGTCGACAAGCGGCCACCAGCCGTTCGGGCCAGCGACACCGCGACCGAGTCAATGCTCTACCGCAACTGGCTGCGTGGTCTGCTCGGCTCGGCGGATAGCGAAACCGCCAAGAAGTACGGGCGGGCACTCTACGACGCCAAGTCTCTCAGCTGGGGCGAGGCGGAATCCATCCGTTCCAACCCGGCCACCCGTGATGTAGTAATCAAGTCCAAGCAAAAACAGTGGATGACGGTCGCGGAACAGATTAAGACTGAAGACCCGGAAGCTTACGAATTTCTCGTTGGCACACGCGACATGGATCGTATCGGCGCTGGCTTCATCGCGGTGCTCGCGGCCTTACTCTTCGCGATGTTCGATCTCACCGCGTCGGTGCTGGTGTTGCTGGGCTTCCTGATCTTCCGGTGGGCGGTGATCGCGGCACCCATCCTGGGCACCGTCGGGCTGCTCCGACCAGCCAGCGCCGGCCTTCGACGGCTGGCGAACGCCGTGGTCGCCGCTGTCTTCAACATCGCCATCTTCGGCACCGGGGCGGCCATCTACCTGTTCGCGGTCGACCTGATCATGAGTACGCCCACCCTGCCCGGCTGGCTCCAGGTGGTCCTGGTCTGGCTCTGCGGAGTGGTCGGTTGGTTGCTGCTGCGGCCGTACCGACGGATCACCCAGCTGGGCGGCAAGGACAGCAGCGAGGCGGTCAGCTCGGCCGGCTCCTGGCACCGCCGGTTCTTCCGGGACATGCGTGTCGCGGCTCGGCTCGACATCGCGGAGCCCGGGGGTACTTCGGAGCCGGTGGGTGGACGCCGGTCGCCGGTCGCGGAGCAGACCCGACTGCGCCCGGAGGCGCGCAGGGAAGATCCGGTGCCGACCTCGGCTGCCCCGCTCGAGGGTCAACGCGCTGGCGGCGCACGGCCCGATGGTCAGGAACGCACTGACGAGACGCCGACAACGGGGACGGGCGGCAAGCGTCGACCGGTTCCGCCTCAGCCTCGACGGCGGCAGCCGGCGACCTGGACCGAGCCGGACGTGCCGGCCGAGAATCCGTCGTTCGTGGTCTACCGCCCAGGCTCCACCGAACGTGCGCCGGACCGCACCGGACCGCGGGTGCGTTCAGAGGCCCGGTGA
- a CDS encoding M23 family metallopeptidase encodes MTAGSASAAVRRPIRIGLLASILTGVLLLLCCTGGTAAFFLSGLGGTAEDGDSLAGWGCGPVRPVDITGELPRFAEYGDTQIRNAAIIIKVGQDMGVPSRGWVIALATAMQESALRNLANSGVPESLALPHEGVGADHDSLGLFQQRPGWGTVAERMNPAYTARKFYEKLVKVRSWQRRPLTVVAQQVQISAYPDAYAKHEELASTIVDALAGGAARTVEINGKAVCNAAERGEIAASGWTAPIPGDVGSGFRTTERPSHNGVDIGAAKGTDIRAAAAGRVLVARCDPDDRGRRSCDVDGYPGKGGCGWFVDILHAGGYITRYCHMVTRPRVAPDQIVPAGEIIGQVGSSGNSSGPHLHFEVHQRGDRSSRGAIDPVPFMRQRGAPLRAAE; translated from the coding sequence ATGACCGCCGGCAGTGCCTCCGCAGCCGTCCGCCGGCCGATACGGATCGGACTGCTCGCCAGCATTCTCACCGGTGTACTGCTCCTGCTCTGCTGCACCGGCGGCACGGCTGCGTTCTTCCTCAGCGGGCTCGGCGGCACAGCAGAGGACGGCGACAGCCTGGCCGGCTGGGGCTGCGGCCCCGTCCGGCCGGTCGACATCACCGGAGAGTTGCCCCGGTTCGCCGAGTACGGCGACACACAGATCCGCAACGCCGCGATCATCATCAAGGTCGGCCAGGACATGGGGGTTCCCTCGCGCGGCTGGGTGATCGCCCTGGCCACCGCCATGCAGGAGTCCGCACTGCGCAATCTCGCGAACTCCGGCGTACCCGAGTCTCTCGCCCTGCCGCACGAGGGTGTGGGCGCCGACCACGACTCGCTCGGCCTTTTCCAGCAACGGCCGGGGTGGGGCACTGTCGCCGAGCGGATGAATCCCGCCTACACGGCTCGGAAGTTCTACGAGAAGCTCGTCAAGGTGCGGAGTTGGCAGCGCCGACCGCTGACCGTGGTGGCGCAGCAGGTCCAGATCAGCGCATATCCGGACGCGTACGCCAAGCACGAGGAGTTGGCCAGCACGATCGTGGATGCCCTGGCCGGTGGTGCGGCCCGCACCGTCGAGATCAACGGCAAGGCGGTCTGCAACGCCGCCGAGCGAGGTGAGATCGCCGCCTCCGGCTGGACCGCACCGATCCCCGGCGACGTCGGCTCCGGCTTCCGGACCACCGAACGGCCCAGCCACAACGGGGTGGACATCGGTGCGGCCAAGGGCACCGATATCCGCGCCGCAGCGGCAGGTCGGGTGCTGGTCGCCCGCTGCGACCCCGACGACCGGGGGCGGCGGAGCTGCGACGTGGACGGATATCCTGGCAAGGGCGGGTGCGGGTGGTTCGTCGACATACTGCATGCCGGCGGCTACATCACCAGGTACTGCCACATGGTGACCCGTCCCCGGGTCGCGCCCGACCAGATCGTGCCGGCGGGCGAGATCATCGGGCAGGTCGGCAGCAGCGGCAACTCGTCCGGCCCGCACCTGCACTTCGAAGTGCACCAGCGCGGCGACCGGTCCAGCCGCGGTGCGATCGACCCGGTTCCGTTCATGCGGCAGCGGGGCGCCCCGCTGCGCGCTGCGGAGTGA
- the folB gene encoding dihydroneopterin aldolase codes for MTDRIQLTGLRARGRHGVYDFERAQGQDFVVDAVLELDLAPAAASDDVTATVHYGELAEQLVAVVTGEPVNLIETLADRLLAVCLADERVTTATVTVHKPEAPVPHTFTDVAVTMTRGRTP; via the coding sequence ATGACCGACCGCATCCAGCTGACCGGCCTGCGGGCACGTGGCCGGCACGGGGTGTACGACTTCGAGCGGGCGCAGGGCCAGGACTTCGTGGTCGACGCCGTACTGGAGTTGGATCTCGCCCCGGCCGCCGCCAGCGACGACGTCACCGCGACGGTCCACTACGGCGAGTTGGCCGAACAACTGGTCGCGGTGGTGACCGGTGAGCCGGTCAACCTGATCGAGACACTCGCGGACCGACTGCTCGCGGTATGCCTGGCCGACGAGCGGGTCACCACCGCCACGGTCACAGTGCACAAGCCGGAGGCGCCGGTGCCGCACACGTTCACCGACGTGGCCGTCACCATGACCCGGGGACGTACCCCGTGA
- the folP gene encoding dihydropteroate synthase, which yields MTDLVRAPGPVVMGVLNVTPDSFSDGGRYADLDAAVGHGVRLRDAGAHLVDIGGESTRPGAERIDAATEADRVLPVIRELVAAGVPVSIDTSRARVAEAALAAGAAVVNDVSGGLADPDMARVVRDAGCPWVLMHWRGHSRQMRELASYTDVVADVRAELGKRIDAALAAGVAADRIVVDPGLGFAKTATHNWELSARLPELLELGYPLLFGASRKSYLGRLLAAGDGTPRPIEQREAATVATSVLAVAAGAWGVRVHDVRATADALAVWAATGRPRLVATQATNGRPA from the coding sequence GTGACCGATCTGGTACGGGCTCCGGGCCCGGTGGTGATGGGCGTCCTCAACGTCACGCCGGACTCCTTCTCCGACGGCGGACGGTACGCCGACCTCGACGCGGCCGTCGGACATGGCGTCCGTCTGCGCGACGCCGGAGCGCACCTGGTCGACATCGGCGGCGAGTCGACGCGCCCGGGTGCCGAGCGGATCGACGCGGCGACCGAGGCCGACCGGGTTCTGCCGGTCATCCGTGAGCTGGTCGCGGCCGGCGTACCGGTCAGCATCGACACCAGCCGCGCCCGGGTGGCCGAGGCCGCGTTGGCAGCCGGCGCGGCGGTGGTCAACGACGTCTCCGGAGGGTTGGCCGACCCCGACATGGCCCGGGTGGTCCGGGACGCCGGCTGCCCCTGGGTGTTGATGCACTGGCGTGGCCACTCACGACAGATGCGCGAGTTGGCCAGCTACACCGACGTGGTGGCCGACGTCCGTGCCGAGTTGGGCAAGCGGATCGACGCGGCGCTCGCCGCGGGGGTGGCGGCGGACCGCATCGTCGTCGACCCCGGCCTGGGCTTCGCCAAGACGGCCACCCACAACTGGGAGCTCAGTGCCCGCCTGCCGGAGTTGCTGGAGCTCGGGTACCCGCTGCTCTTCGGTGCCAGCCGTAAGTCCTACCTCGGACGGCTGCTCGCCGCCGGGGACGGCACGCCGCGACCCATCGAGCAGCGGGAGGCGGCCACCGTCGCCACCAGCGTGCTGGCGGTCGCGGCCGGAGCCTGGGGGGTACGAGTGCACGACGTGCGGGCCACCGCCGACGCGCTGGCCGTCTGGGCCGCCACCGGCCGCCCGCGACTCGTCGCGACGCAGGCAACCAACGGGCGGCCCGCATGA